In Cryptomeria japonica chromosome 5, Sugi_1.0, whole genome shotgun sequence, the genomic window CCAACACTTTTTATAGGCCTCCCTCTTCTTTTTATAGGGTTGGCAATTGTATTTGAAAGACATTCTCAATTGGAAATATCAAAAATTCTGGCTTTTAATGGTTTTTGACCTCGTTTTCTTGTGACAGTCCGTACTGGATAGTTTCCTTCCGTAATGTACTTGTTGGATATTGATTTCAATGTACATTCAAGGCATTTTATGTAATATTTTCATTGGTTTtgcatttggaagttggttgtacaaaatagtttcatttttgctccttggctgccctgtcaagggttttggcctccaaaatgcatcaacttgtctaatccAGGTTTGAGATCCCATGGATGCACTTAGAAAAGTTTTATTGcacatgtatagtgtaaatattcaAAATTTTGGCCAAGGTTGTGCAAAGGAAGTGCtcttgagcatatgctaggcaagttggagatggatttggctagcaatgtgaataagaccaaacttgtttgtgctcaaagaCCAATTTGAGTGAAGCAAACTTGAGGCAGAGGTCTGCACTAGTCTTCTTGGAGTTGTATATGTATTGGGAGCTCCAAACAGTGTTTATTTTACCTTGAAATTGAGTCAAGTTGTGGTtggcagcaagtacccagttttTTGGGAATTTAATGTCTTTGGTATCTAAAGTTGAGTTATGAACATGTCCATGCTTGGGAATCATGTGACAGTTGTTAAAAATGTGTTTGGAGGTTAATACATGCATTTGTGAAGTTCTCCTTAAAGTTATAACCCTCCAAAGTGCAGGAAAAACAGTGATTTGACAGTGACAGTGCTAAAAATAGTCATTTTTCTACCTTTTTCAGTTTGCATAGCAAGTGTTTGATGTAATGTCATGCAGGGCAATGTTGAAGAAGTGTTCTAAAAGATGTGGCAGAGGTTCTACAATAGTTTAGAAGCTTGGTGTGGAGTTTAGAAGAGACTTCCTTTGTTGCATAAACAAAACCCTCATAACACCCTACTTCTTTGCCTCAAAATGTGGACAGTCCTCATACCACCTTCTTAGGAGCTAAAATCATGAAAATCCCTGAGTTTAGACCTTTTTGACACCTCTCAAGTTAGGTTCCTTGGTTTTCATGGCCATTATTGCACCATATAAGCAAATTTcactccaattaggcctccacaaGCTAGTAGCCTTCTTAGCCCTGTTTTACTAAAAAGTGAACCCGGTTGCCTCAATGATGTTGGAACTTTCCAAACTTGTGAAAAACAGTTGAAATACACCTAATGGgcctaattaaatcaattatgacaGTCAAGACACCAtttttggggtgtggacctatggtagaggatttgagtaacattgaggaagcaagctagaacaaagttgtataacacacaataAGGTGATTGTTgaggagaggtgtgggtgttgaagtttGATGTTGCCGAACACTAATTGAACACAAAAGTAAAAGCATATCCTTGGGTCCACAAAACAAATCTAACCAATTTAGGCTTcttgagtaacttctcactcaatctccctatcaacactatatgaccctatggtgtcctaagggttatggggtcctaaggggtcatatggtgtccatatgtTGTACCTACAAGGactttaaaatgggtcatatggggtcacacatatgttaggacacatgtgtggccccttaggaccacatatgaccccttaggacattatatgaccctaagggatcatatggtgtcctaaggggtatgttgtacctactaagattttaaaaggggccatatggggtcctaaggggccacacgtcttctaacacatgtgtgaccccattgACCTTGTACGacactatggggtcatatggtgtcctaaggggtatgttgtacctagtatgactttaaaaggggtcatatagggtcctaaggggtcacacgtgtgaccccatatgacctcgTACAACACTacatgaccctatggggtcatatggtgtcctaagaggtatgttgtacctactagtactttaaaaagcgtcatatggggtcccaaggggtcacacatgtgttagaacacatgtgtggccccttaggagcccatatgaccccttaggacactatatgatcctatggggtcattatatgtgtgtgtgtgtgtgtgtgtgtgtgtgtgcgtgtgtgtgtgtgtgtgtgtgtgtgtgtacatgtacatatatatagatatatgcatacatatatactcAAACAcacttatatatatgtatgtatatatatgcatgtgtgtgtgtgtgtgtggagtcTTATAATGACTGATTTCCAAAATGATATGAAATAGTTTGTTCTGGCCTATACCCAACAAACTAAAAGTACGATGAATATAGAACATAGGCCATTGGCCATAAAATTAAAACAATCTATGATAACAAAAAGTATTTTTAGATAATGCGAGTTGGAAAGGTTGATCCTCGTCTTCCTCCTCCATACGCTTTGACAGTTGCACCTCCATCACGGGTTTCCTTACCTAATTAGTTTCTACTGGCATATTAACCACTGAAACAAATTAGGATCCTTACAATTTTCAAGTTTTCTTGGTAGTTTTAATTtcttataatttattaaatatttttatttttctaaggaAATTAGTGACTAGAGGTTAGTAAAAGATAAGAAAAATGGAGATAAAAGGTAACTTGGAAATAGCAAAATAAGACAGTTTTTTCCTCTCATCAATGGTCATGGGAGAGCATGTTCGATTTGCAAAAGAAGTAGGCTATAGTTTTCCCATTCAATTCTAATGAAGATCATAATATTTGCTACACAAGAGAATGCATTTGTCATAACACCGTTTGGTGTTTTCTATAAGCAATAAGGtttgtgcaggatcatgggggtccaaactaggctcttaagtggcaatgaaatttcaaaaaaataaagatAGGAAACTTCACATAAAATTTTGAATAGGTTATTAACATAATTCGAAAAATATGTAAAAACaaaatttgtagcaaattgaatgtagtttctaagatgctattttaaaaactaaaaaataaaattatttggtgaaaatttgaaatttcaatgtaaaAGTACTAAATTTTTAGGAAAAATAATTAAAAGCAAGTGTAAGTTCGACCAACCTAAGTACAAGCAaaacataatatatatattttttgaaacttttaataTAAGTAGAGGACACATACCTTGATGTGTTGCatacttttttgtaatttttttacaaGTAAATAATTAGCTATGATTGTTTTATTAGAACCTTTTAAAAATAGTATAACTCATATGTCTATTCactataacttggtcaaaactttataaaattctttttttttcccCTATAGTATGGGCAGCATAGAATGTGTCATATCTtttgaatttgaaaaatatgaaattgtttggaagttatagatatttttcaatcaacctatcaatcaaggCTTTAATCCTAATACATgtagaaaatcaataataattatctattaaattcaaaataagacaTATCTTATATTGGTGGAAAGCTTACAATTTTCTCAATaaatccttttcatttcatcaaatttggattaaaaaatgtcaTCAGCCATAAGGGCAAAGTCTAGAAAACAAAGGAAAACTTCTAAACACGATCTTGTTATTGACTTTCCAAGTTTGACACCCCCAAGCTAAATCTAAAAACAATCCTGAGTGAAATTTGAACGCTgtagattttataaataaaaaataaaaattttttgTCTCGTATGTGTGTTTTTTTTAATTCAAGTTGTCAACTGTATATTTTGATAATCAATTTGTTATTCATAAGTGTTGGTGAATATGTCGAATGCGCAACGAGTGGATGCTACTAAGTGACATTTAGTTGTGGTGCTTAGGCAGATCCTTCGCCTAAACAGTAAACAACAACAAAATTGGAATATTGTAGATTAGAAACATTTGTCTTATATATTtgaataattaattgattagattGTTTAATTGTTTGTTTTGACATGTAATTTTCTTCTTTGAATTAATAAAACTTTACCCCTTTTGAAAAAAACACATAGTTCAAATCTtcttcaattaaaaaataataataattggaaAATAAAATAACTATTGCAAATacgaaaaagagaaaagaaggttGGAATCAGTACCACTAACCAGCAAATTTATAAGGATCAAGGCATGGCGAACAACAGATCAATTTCAAAACATGACTGTCAAAATTTCCTCCTCGATGTAGCAGCAATCGAACTCCTGACCTACGGACGAAACAAAAGGAAAGCAAAGAATGGTAACCCTGGGCTGTTGTATAATTTACAGATTGGGAAAGCCAATCTCAAGCAAACAAGGTACAGTGCTCTGAAAACTATTTTTTCTAAGAGTTCCAGATCGTTAAATCTACACTTTATTGaccttatattttttattttcagatAAGAGTTTGCTTCATTTTATTGCTTTTAGAACACCAGCTATTAGGGCACAGATGGATAGCCAAATGTATTTTCAATTTAGAAGATCAAATACCACTATGATTTTGCCGGCCAAGGACTTTGTACTGAAAACTCTGAGCCAAGATaaattccaaaaacttgtcaaaagTAGGCACACATATCCTAAATGGCGTAATCTGGTTGAAAAAGTACTAGCCAGACCAGAGGTGTTGTTGACCGCATATGAGAAGCTGAGTGTCAATTCTAGTACAAAGGTGGATGATATTGTAGCCAGGGCTGCCAATGATGGCATTGATTGTCTATGGCTGAAAAATACTTCAAGACAGCTCAAAGAAGGGAGCTTTGATGTGAAGGGCTGCTGTGTAGAAGTGATGCCACTCAGGCGAAAAGGGGAGCCATTGGTTCTTCCTAATTTGAAGCTCAAAGTGGTAATGGAGGCGGTGAGAATGGCCTTGGAGGCAGTATATGAGCCTCGCTTTGTGAATTTCGCATATGGTGGGCGAGTAGGGATGGGACGACATACTGCTCTGCGATACATCAAGAATTATGTGGCTAATCCAACTTGGTGGTTCACCGTTGCATTTGAGAAAGAGAAGTTTAATTCAGAAAGGGTACGGATACTTGCTTCCATTTTGgtgaagaagatagaagataaattGCTCGTTGATCTTATATGCAGTTTCTTTCAAGCTAATGTTTTGAACATAGAATTTGGAGGGCTTTCTCTGGGACGGGGTTTCCCTCAAGAAAATAGTTTGTGTTcaattgtaattaatatttatttggatttctttgatagagagattgagaatGTTCGGagaaaagttgatgaagaaaatctAGCGAGAAGGCATGGGAGTAAGCCAGGAGATCCTACTTCACCAGAGTTGCTCAGGGAATGTGTGTTGAATGACATTCAAATGACGGAATCTATGTCTTCACTTAGAATATGGGTGCAAAAGAAAAGAGTGCAGCAGAATCCAGAAGGATTACCCGTCTTCTTTTACAAGCCTATCAAGGTTTATGCTTGTCGCTATCTGGATGAGATCCTAATTGCTTCTTCAGGGTCTAAAGAACTTACACTCGAGCTAAAAAACAAAGTAGTTGAATTCCTAGAAGGAAATCTAAAGTTGAGGGTAAATCAATCAAAGACAGCCATACACAATGCCATTGAAGAGAAGATAGAGTTTCTAGGAATGGAGCTCCAGGCTGTCAGTCACTCTAAATTATTTCCTCCAATGTCAGATAAAGCAATTCGAGCTTGGAAGAAACTCATAATACGCCGTCAGGCCCGGGCTCAAGAAAAAAGGAATGCTCAGGAGACCATCCGTAAACGCACGGGTATGAAAATACTCTCACGAGTACTGAGGAAGTTGAGGGATGGTGATCTCCGGGACCCTCAGATACCTATAGTGCCACATATCAACAGAAACTTCAAAGTTTGGGCACAAGAAGTAGTGAAATCATTTTTACAGTCAACTGAAGACCGTTGGTCTTGGCACCGACAATTCACTAGTGGTAGATTTCTGACTATTGAGGCAGTTCGTGACCAATTACCCCAGGAGCTACTGGATGCCTATGACCAATTCCAGGAGAAGCTAGACAAATATCTTAACGTTGATATAAGAAGCTCAATTATAGAAACAGACAGACGAACACAACCAGAGGATAAAAATAATGCACAGCAGACAATCAAGGATCTGACAAAATTATGTATAAAAATTCATGCACCAATAGAGTTGGTAAGACAGGCCCTTAGGCTTGGTGGTTTGATAAACTCCATGGGACGACCTCAACCTATAAAGTTACTTATT contains:
- the LOC131037412 gene encoding nuclear intron maturase 3, mitochondrial → MVTLGCCIIYRLGKPISSKQDKSLLHFIAFRTPAIRAQMDSQMYFQFRRSNTTMILPAKDFVLKTLSQDKFQKLVKSRHTYPKWRNLVEKVLARPEVLLTAYEKLSVNSSTKVDDIVARAANDGIDCLWLKNTSRQLKEGSFDVKGCCVEVMPLRRKGEPLVLPNLKLKVVMEAVRMALEAVYEPRFVNFAYGGRVGMGRHTALRYIKNYVANPTWWFTVAFEKEKFNSERVRILASILVKKIEDKLLVDLICSFFQANVLNIEFGGLSLGRGFPQENSLCSIVINIYLDFFDREIENVRRKVDEENLARRHGSKPGDPTSPELLRECVLNDIQMTESMSSLRIWVQKKRVQQNPEGLPVFFYKPIKVYACRYLDEILIASSGSKELTLELKNKVVEFLEGNLKLRVNQSKTAIHNAIEEKIEFLGMELQAVSHSKLFPPMSDKAIRAWKKLIIRRQARAQEKRNAQETIRKRTGMKILSRVLRKLRDGDLRDPQIPIVPHINRNFKVWAQEVVKSFLQSTEDRWSWHRQFTSGRFLTIEAVRDQLPQELLDAYDQFQEKLDKYLNVDIRSSIIETDRRTQPEDKNNAQQTIKDLTKLCIKIHAPIELVRQALRLGGLINSMGRPQPIKLLIPLEDEEIILWYAGLGTRWLNYFCCCHNFKMVKKIVNYHLRFSCILTLAEKHETTKHEAIRHYTKDLKLADMNGLEEIHFPLENKIKMMGDQNLADPKPVDGLLCLTFIRMLSDGVYSRCWAQCCNKTDIVLYRIRLLQIRQNINPCDEKKWVFGLGAIHEALDRKCLPLCAEHSKYLLSGQLTLQDIDYSFISTSYNLALM